The Crassaminicella indica genomic interval ATACAATTACCTCCTGATCTTGCAGCATCTATTAGTAATGCTATTAATAGCATATTTCAAAATTTAACATCCTTCGTAGGGAAATTTATTGCATCTTTATTAACTTTTATTTCAGCTATTCCAAGTTTCTTTACATTTTTACTAGTAACTATTTTATCTACGTTTTTTATGGCTAGAGATAAAAATAAGATCAAGAAATTTATTAAAACCCAAATACCTACATATGCTCTTTCAAAAAGCATCGTTTTAAAGAAAGATCTGCTCCTCGCATTAACAGGTTATATAAAAGCACAAATCATTTTAATGTTTATCACCTTTATAGAAAGTGCTATAGGACTAAGCATTATAGGCATTCAGTATTCTTTAATCATTGCATTTTTTGCTAGCATCATAGACGCTCTTCCAATCCTCGGTACTGGCTGCATATATATACCTCTTATAATATGGAAAATATTCACAAATTCATATGATGATGCAGTTGGACTAATTCTACTATACATCATAATTATACTAATAAGGCAATTACTCGAACCAAAAATTTTAGGAAGTCAAATAGGTCTTTATCCTCTAGCAACCCTTATATCTATGTATATAGGATTAAAAATATTTGGTATTTTTGGACTAATCATCGGTCCTGTTTCCTTAATCTTCTTCATGGCACTACAAAAGGTTAATATTTTACCTAAATGGAAAGAATAATTTTTTCTTTACAAAAATTGCATTTATGTTATAATTATCCGATATAGTAATAATTTAGGACAAGGGGTGAAAATATGATAAAAGATACTTTATATTCTAAAATGGATCATCTATTGTTTCTTCTTCCTGCATCACACCATTCTCCCGAAGAAATCACTTCCATATTAAAAAAGCATCCTGAAATTAAATTTGTTTCACTAGTAGGAGTAGATTTAGGGGGAAATGATACAGATGAAAAAATCCCTGTAAATCTTTTTCTAAATGACATTGATCACTTTTTAACTTGTGGTGTTCAAACAGATGGCTCTAGTGTAATTCTTCCTGAAATTGCTACCTTGAATAATGCAAAAGTTGATTTGATTCCTGACAAATCTGTTAACTGGTTCGTTGACTACAATTTTGATCACTACGATGCACAAACAAATCTTCCAGTAGGAACACTTAGAATTCCTTCTTTTCTCATTCATAACAACGTAAAAGTCGACTCTCGTTCCATCTTATTCAA includes:
- the ytvI gene encoding sporulation integral membrane protein YtvI codes for the protein MNHPFEKYLPIITRIFIIAFIVLSIYFISTTLIFYVLPFILSWIIATILEPIIHFLNKVLKLSRSTCTLITICFFVIFIGFIIALIGGMIIIQLTNLSLELSQYPKKLYLHSSDLVKKMQALYIQLPPDLAASISNAINSIFQNLTSFVGKFIASLLTFISAIPSFFTFLLVTILSTFFMARDKNKIKKFIKTQIPTYALSKSIVLKKDLLLALTGYIKAQIILMFITFIESAIGLSIIGIQYSLIIAFFASIIDALPILGTGCIYIPLIIWKIFTNSYDDAVGLILLYIIIILIRQLLEPKILGSQIGLYPLATLISMYIGLKIFGIFGLIIGPVSLIFFMALQKVNILPKWKE